The following are encoded in a window of Hemiscyllium ocellatum isolate sHemOce1 chromosome 35, sHemOce1.pat.X.cur, whole genome shotgun sequence genomic DNA:
- the LOC132832805 gene encoding zinc-binding protein A33-like, which translates to MADRRKAENWTEEAICAVCLDFFTDPVSLECGHNFCRSCITQSWEKKEINSCPECRQEFPDRKLRASWALGNLAEKARNLKPESKQKLHCGKHQEELKLFCETDKTLICFICRDSREHKTHEFLPIDEAAEIYKDQLKPRLESVTRRKDAVQDTERRQKRLLSDFKEQASDVQAHITSEFAKMHQILTEKEQRLLRDLREEEERILQIMEKNLSGIRQELSCVEEELSKLLDQIKEHDSLRFLTTCDSLLFQDEVSKDKGIESQNIGDSVIPASISLGRFKGPLQYIVWKEMIGSIHPVPASLTLDPKTAHPQLILSEDRTSVRLGNKALSIPITSQRFDSWAFVLGLEGFTSGRHYWEVQVGNKTEWGLGVARQSAQRRGEIDPKPETGYWTVGLGNENDYFASTSPTWTTLTPNVKPQKIGVYLDYEGGQLSFYNADNMSDLYTFTHDFTERIFPIFDPGWNFSKKNSAALKIIQITNH; encoded by the exons ATGGCTGACAGAAGGAAGGCGGAAAATTGGACCGAGGAGGCGATTTGTGCCGTCTGTTTGGATTTCTTCACCGACCCGGTCTCGCTGGAGTGTGGACACAACTTCTGCCGCTCCTGTATCACCCAGAGCTGGGAAAAGAAGGAGATCAACTCCTGCCCGGAATGCAGACAGGAGTTTCCGGATAGAAAGCTGAGAGCCAGCTGGGCCTTAGGAAACCTGGCCGAGAAAGCTCGTAATTTAAAACCGGAGTCGAAGCAGAAACTTCACTGCGGGAAACATCAGGAAGAGCTGAAGCTGTTCTGTGAAACTGACAAGACATTGATCTGCTTCATTTGCAGGGATTCGCGGGAACACAAAACTCATGAGTTCCTACCGATAGACGAGGCTGCGGAGATCTACAAG GATCAACTGAAACCACGTTTAGAATCGGTGACCCGTAGAAAAGACGCAGTTCAGGACACCGAACGGCGACAAAAGCGGCTCTTGTCTGACTTTAAG GAACAGGCGAGCGATGTGCAGGCCCACATCACATCCGAGTTCGCTAAAATGCACCAGATTCTCACTGAGAAAGAGCAGCGTTTACTCAGAGATCTCAGGGAAGAAGAGGAGAGGATCCTGCAAATCATGGAGAAAAATCTCAGTGGAATCAGACAGGAGTTAAGTTGCGTTGAAGAAGAACTATCAAAGTTACTGGATCAGATCAAGGAACATGACTCGCTCAGGTTTCTGACG ACCTGTGATTCTCTCTTATTTCAAGATGAGGTTTCAAAGGACAAAGG GATTGAATCCCAGAATATTGGAGATTCAGTGATACCTGCCTCAATTTCACTGGGAAGATTCAAAGGGCCTCTACAGTATATTGTGTGGAAAGAAATGATAGGGAGCATTCACCCAG TTCCAGCCTCTCTGACTCTGGATCCAAAAACAGCACATCCCCAACTCATCCTATCTGAGGACCGGACTAGTGTGAGACTTGGAAATAAAGCACTGTCGATCCCTATCACTTCACAGAGGTTTGATTCTTGGGCCTTTGTCCTGGGGTTGGAGGGATTCACATCAGGGAGACATTACTGGGAGGTGCAAGTGGGCAACAAGACTGAATGGGGTCTTGGAGTAGCCCGACAGTCTGCTCAGAGGAGAGGTGAAATTGACCCAAAACCTGAAACTGGATACTGGACAGTAGGACTAGGAAATGAAAATGACTATTTTGCAAGTACCTCTCCCACATGGACCACCCTCACACCCAATGTGAAACCCCAAAAGATTGGGGTTTACCTGGACTATGAGGGTGGACAGTTATCATTTTACAACGCAGACAACATGTCCGATCTCTACACTTTCACGCATGACTTCACTGAGAGAATCTTTCCCATTTTTGATCCAGGATGGAATTTTAGCAAAAAAAATTCAGCAGCTTTGAAAATTATCCAGATTACAAATCATTGA